ACACGCGACGCTCTACatcaggctactgcgtctaccttgggccctcgttgatctcttggtcatcgaagcggcagcccacggtctcccgctccagcgccgaggcagagtatcgcgcGTGGCTAATGTCATGGCCGAGTGCTCTTGGATACGTCAGCTGCTCCAgaagttgctttgtgatgttcacaaaatcacaaggccactcttgtctactgcgataacgtcagtgcggtctacctctccgccaacccggtacaccatcgacggacgaagcatattgagctcgatattcacttcgtgcacgagcaggttgcccttggccgtgttcgggttctccacgtgccgacgacacaacagtttgctgatgtgatgactaagggattgcctactcccgtctTCGAGAAGTTTCGGTCCAGTCTATCTGTCTCCGACGACGCTTCGACTACCGGGGgaggggggggtgttgagtatatattttatattgcacgtgtattggagttgtggcccgCCTCCTAGTCTTATATAATTGAGGTAGAGGCATTCTCTTGtattatatatgcgtgcaccagcACCCCAATCAATACATCGTATTGCAAATCATCTGTCCACACCATTGGACTAGGAAAAGTGTGCAAGAAGTGCTTCATCCCCCACTTTTATTGTGTTAGTGTTAGCGAAACCAATTAGCAATGCACGACGGCCAAACACAATCGAATTTGCACGAGCTCATTGTAAAATCCGATATTATATTAACTGATCGACCTGGCCAGCTCGTGATTAATTGGCCAAGAGTGGCACTTGTACTTACTATCACGAACTACATTAAGAAGGGCTTTATTGCTAACTCAAAGGCGTGGAGATATTCAGCAGAGCACTGCCAAAGTACTAGCAATAGCAATACATCATCAGCGAGGCGGTCACCGTCACAGTGAGCGGCCACCTAAGGCACCTTAGCTGCAGGGCGCGAGCGGGCGGCCGCAGAGGCACTTGTTGGGCGCGAAGTGCTTGGGGCCGAACCTGTGCGTGTACCGGCCCTGCGGGATCGACCCGCACAGACTGTTGTAGCTCACGTCGAACGCCAGCCACttcctcgccgccgcggccgccgggaTGCCGCCGTACATCATGTTGTGGTCAACGGCCAGTATGTCCAGCGCCGCCGGCAGCTCGACGCGGCCGAGGTCGAACGCGAACCGGTTGCGCGACAGCCGCACCGAGTTCACCCGCTTCCCGGCGCCGAACAGCGCCGACGCGTCGCCGGTGAGCTGGTTGTCGGCGAGGTCCACGCTGCCGAACTCCGCGCCCGCGAAGGCGGCCGGGAGCGGGCCGGCCAGGCGGTTGCCGACGACGGAGAGGTCGTGCACGGTGGCCGTCGGCGGGATGGGGCCGTCGAGCAGATTGCCGTCGAGGCGGAGGAAGGTGAGGTCCGGGAGGGCGCGCGGGCCCAGGAACGCCGGGATGCGGCCGTAGAGGCGGTTGTAGGCCAGGTTGACGGTCTGCAGGGCGGTGAGGTTGGCGATGGCGGCCGGGACCGGCGCCGAGATGTTGAGCGCGAAGACCGTGAGCTCGGTGACCCGGCCGGTGGCGGCGTCGCAGGAGATGCCCGGCCAGGCGCAGCAGGGCGCGGTGGAGTTCCAGCCGGAGAGGTCCGGGTGGTTGCCCAGGGCGGACTTGACGGCCAGGAGGGCCGCCTTGTCCGCCTTGTCGCAGAGGGCGCCgtcggccgctgccgccgccgcgaggacaaggacggcgacgaggagcggcaTGGTGTGGCGGCACGGACTcgtgagctgcatgttggttcgcCGGCCGCTTTGTGTTGCGTGGGAGGAGACTGGGAGTGTGTTGTGGTCCACAACTTGTGGAGGCTGAGAACCAAGGAGTCGAGCACGAGCTAGCTGTACATTGCTGACTGAGACCCGATGTGGAGCGCAGTGCCATGGAACACATGCGTATGTCGTGCGCTCTGTTGGTCGGTATGGTACCACACGTTCGGCATCCCTACCCTACGTACTGTACCAAGCATGTGGAATATCTGCCCTCGTCAATGATATCCGCCCTGCTTCATCACGGCAACGCAACACTACAGCGTGTAACACGGAGAGAACAAAAATCCCCTTCCCtgtagggagggagggagagggggtaTGGACCCCCATCAAAGAACTATCAGAACTACAGTTACTACTACCAATCTAGTGTGTGTGTCTAGTTCCATGGTCCACTCTGTTGGTGTGACCCTGATCTCCATTATCGATCATACTAACTGCAAGGCCAGGCATGTTCATACCCGCCGCTAAACATTGAGTTCACATGCTAAAAATCAAATAATATCAGATTCAGTACCAAAAGGCTAACTCAATCCTAGCTTACACACCATTCAATCAGAGCATTACTGCAAGAAACTTTTAACGAACCATTGCACTGCAGACATTGACACATATACACATATAAACTTCGCCCTAGCGCCTACGAGCGAAGGAGAGAAAAAGATGCATGTAGGTGTCAGCCTATGTGTCTGTTTCTATTACATGCAGGATGCAGCCTATGTGACCATCACGATCAAATGAAATGCAGGGTGTTATTCCTTGAAATTATTTTACTGTATCTACCTGTACATTTTTTTTAACGAAATCAAATCTTGAATGTGCAGCACAAAATGTGAGCGCTCCTACATGTAACGTCACTACCCAGCTATTGCACATACATATCCATGATGCGCCGTGTTATACATGATGCTAAACGAAATGGAAAACAAAGTGGAGCATCTGATCTTCCAATGGAAGATGTAAATATCAGCACAGAACGATAGCATTAGCAATGAGTGACCAGCGTCAGAATTAGAGCCTATGAATAAGCAACAGGAGCACAGAGTTTGAACAAAACAGGGACATCTAATACAGTAATACCACAGAACTCCAATGCATCAGAAATTCAGAATTTGATTGTTTGCAGGGTGAAAGTGCTGTCCAATGCAGCAGAGGTTCTAAGTTCTACTCCTAGATGAACAGTTGAACTGGCAAAACATAATCAAGGAGTAACTAGCAAGGCCATGCTGGATGAACAGTTGAACGCTCACTGCAAACATGCAAAATATCTACCCTCCCCCAGTTCCTACCACTTTGCGGGCAAAACATAATCCAGAATCAGACATGAAAGTACAACAGAATAGGCCATACATGTAGACCGCATAGTGCTAGTACTAACAATCATCAGGATGCAAACTTAACCAACTGAACTCTCCAGAACGTAATGTTTTCAATTCTAATAGACTAGCTAGTACTGAAATGAAATGACTTTGTAATCATAATCTACAGAGTTGACTGGTGGTAAGGCTGTTTGAATTTTACACGAATTTGATGCACGATTGGATTAATTTTGGCATCACAAATTAAGTTAATCATCACGACAGATTACTAATTCAGAATCTCTACTTGCATGCAACTACTTAAATTAAAGCCAAGTGGTTGGTGCCAAAACAACAGAAACATCCAACACAGCTCCAACTTGACAAGAATATGCATGAAAGGGTAAACATAGATGCATGGTTAACTACCAGATCATATCCATTGAGCGAAAGCGATCAACAAAACATTGCTCACTTGATGATTCAAAGCTTAAAACACTTTTAGTGAACACTTCCCAAATGCCGAGTAACTAGATGTTCATTCAGTACCTTGTCAAAACGAACATAATACTCCATGCTAATATGCTATCAAGTAAAATTCAATGCATGTAACAATCATCGGGATGCAAACTTAATCAATTGAACTCGCCTGAACTGAATGTGTTCAATTTCAAATAGACTAGTACTGGAATGAAATCAACGTGTACGATAGTAGATCATAATCTGCACTTGACTGGTGGTAAACGCTCTCACTCTGAAAGAAAGCTGAAATAAATCTGACCAGACTTTTACATGAATTTGATGCAAGATTGGATACTAATTTTGGCATCACAAATCAAGTTAATCATTCTGATAGATTACTAATTCAGAATTCTCTACCTGGATGCAACTACTTAAAGTAAAGCCAAGTGTTGATGCCAAAACAACAGAAACATTCAACACAACTCCAACTTGACAAGAATATGCATGAAAGGGTAACATATATAGATGCATGGTTAACTACCAGATCATATCCATTGAGCAAAAGCGATCAACAAAACATTGCTCACTTGATGATTCAAAGCTTAAAACACTTTCAGTGAACACTTGCCAAATGCCGAGTAACTAGATGTTCATTCAGTACCTTGTCGAAGCGAACATAATACTCCATGCTAATATGCTATCAAGTAAAATTCAATGCATGTAACAATCGTCAGGATGCAAACTTAATCAACTGAACTCTTCGGAACTTAATGTTTTCAGTTTCTAATGGACTAGTATTGGAATGAAATCGACTTGTACTGGATTATAATCTACAATTGACTGATGGTAAATGCTCTCACTGTGAAAGAGAGCTGAAATAAATCTAACCAGAGGTTTACATGAATTTGATGCAAGATTGGATCCTAACTTTGGTATATTACAAATGAAGTTAGTCATCACGATAGATCACTAATTAAGAATTCTCTACCTGCATGCAACTACTTAAGTTAAAGCCAAGTGTTGATGCGAAAACACCGGTGCTAACTGCAAACAAGCAAAATATCTACTACCACTTTGCCGACAAATCATAATCCAGAACCAGACATGAAAGTCCAACAGAATAGGCCATATATGCAGACTGCAGAATACTAGTACTAACAATCACCAGGATGCAAACTTAATCAATTGAACTCTCCGGAACTTAATGTTTTCAATTTGTAATAGACTAGTACTGGAATGAACTCGACTTGTACTAGATCATAATCTACACTTGACTGGAGGTAAACACTCTCAGTCTGAAAGAGAACTGAAATAAATCTGACCAGAATTTTACATGAATTTAGTGCAAGATTGGATCCTAATTTAGGCATCACAAATGAAGTTAATCATCACAATAGATTACTAATTCAGAATACTTTACCTGCATGCAATGCAACTACTTAAATTAAAGCCAAGTGTTGATGCCAAAAAAAAAAAACAGCTCCAACCTAACAGGAATATGCATGAAAGGGTAAACATAGATGGTTAACTACCAGATCATATCCATTGAACAAAAGCGACCAACAAAACATTGCTCATTTGATGATTCAAAGTTTAAAACACTTTCAGTGAACACTTGCCCAATGCCGAGTAACTAGATGTCCATTCAGTTCAGTACCTTGTCGAAACGAACATAACAATCCATGCTAATATGCTAGTATCAAGTAGAATTCAATGCACGTAAACTGGACAATGTCGCAAGATGATCAGATAATAGCAAGACTGGATCCTAATTTTGGCATCACAAATGGAGCTAATCACTACAATAGATCACTAATTCCGAATACTTGATCTGCATGCAATGCAACTACTTAAATTAAAGCCAAGTGTTGATGCCAAAACAACAAAAACATTCAACACAGCTCCAACCTGACAATAATATGCATAATGCATGAAAGATGGTTACTACCAGATCATATCCATTGAGCGAAAGTGATCAACAAAACATTTCTCACAGGTACAAGCCAAATGATCAACGTACTGATGATTCAAAGCTTAAAACGCAGAGTAACTAGATGTTCATTCAGTACCTTGTCGAAACGACATAACACTCTGTCCATGCTAATAtgctactagtactccctccggtcctttttactctgcatattaggtttgaccgaagtcaacctcatccaactttgaccaagtttatacaaaaaattatagacattcacataacaacaccaatatcattagattcgtcttggaatatattttcatattatatttattacatattatagatgctaataatttctaatataaatttggtcaaacttagcaaaatttgactttcggcaaatccagtgtgcagagtaaaaaggaccggagggagtatcagGTAAAATTCGATGCACGTAAACTGGACAATGTCGCAAGATGATGAGATAATAGCATGATGTGAAGTTCTAAGCCGCGACTGGCAGGTAAAACAGAGGCATGCATCAGGGGACAATCTTGTCAACCTTCATCTTGTTGATCCAGGTATTGAAGGACCTCACCGTGTTCCGGAACCCGAAGAATCcatactccttgctcttgttcatGGTGTCGATGTTCTCCCGCTCCACGTTGACCATGGCGTCGACGCAGAACCAGTTGGTGATGTCGTTGAGCTCGGTCTCCACGAGCCCGTTGTCGTTGACGATCTCCGCCCACACGCCCTCCTTCCCGGCCATGGCCTCCTCCAGCATGAAGCGCTGGTCCTCCCCCTCGTATCCCGTCCACGCCACACCGAACTGGTTGGCGAGGATCGGCCATAGCTGCTGCCACTTGAAGAGGTCCCCGTTGCTGCAGTTGAAGGGTTCGTTCTTGCCACTGGGCTCCATGGCCGCCCAGAGTGCGTgctcggcgacgagctccgcgtcGGAGGCGTCGCTGAAGCCCTCCCAGGCGACGCGGGATCCTGGCCAGCGCAGCACGAGGCCCTCCTTGCCGCAGATGGCAGCGTAGACGCAGAGACTGGCGAGGACGTTTCTTGCGCTCCGCGGGGAGAAGCCGAAGATGGTGGTGGGGCGGTGCACGGACCAGGTGACGCGGTTGTTGCTGGCGAGCCCGTCGAGGAGGACGTCCTCCAGGTCGGGGTAGTCGAGGCGCGGGAGGTCCTCGGAGTAGGGGCGGAGCGCGAGGGGCACGTGGGTGAGGGGCTCGAACGGGTCGACGTAGTGCTTGCGGCCGGTCTGGAGGCAGACGTGGAGCAGGCCGGGGCAGTTGGGGACGAGCGCGGAGAGGACGTTGCGGAGCATGGCGCCGTTGGCCTCGCGGCCCTCCCCGTGCGTCGGGCGGGGGTCCCAGGCGACGTAGAAGAGGTGGGTGACGTCGGTGAGGGGCGCGAGGgtgtcggcgacggcggcggcgNNNNNNNNNNNNNNNNNNNNNNNNNNNNNNNNNNNNNNNNNNNNNNNNNNNNNNNNNNNNNNNNNNNNNNNNNNNNNNNNNNNNNNNNNNNNNNNNNNNNNNNNNNNNNNNNNNNNNNNNNNNNNNNNNNNNNNNNNNNNNNNNNNNNNNNNNNNNNNNNNNNNNNNNNNNNNNNNNNNNNNNNNNNNNNNNNNNNNNNNNNNNNNNNNNNNNNNNNNNNNNNNNNNNNNNNNNNNNNNNNNNNNNNNNNNNNNNNNNNNNNNNNNNNNNNNNNNNNNNNNNNNNNNNNNNNNNNNNNNNNNNNNNNNNNNNNNNNNNNNNNNNNNNNNNNNNNNNNNNNNNNNNNNNNNNNNNNNNNNNNNNNNNNNNNNNNNNNNNNNNNNNNNNNNNNNNNNNNNNNNNNNNNNNNNNNNNNNNNNNNNNNNNNNNNNNNNNNNGAAGGCGCCGAACGCCCCCGCCCACCACCACCTCATCATGGTGGCGCTGGCGCGGCGGTGGGATGGGCCGGCGCGGTGGATCGAGGAAGGTGAGTCGgcgagaggagaggggaggagcGGAGCAGGTGGGGAGCTTGGGTTCTGGGTTTTGCGTCTTGGTCTTTGTTTGCTAAAGCTGCTTTACTTTATGGCTGGCGATTCTGTTGCGGCCTGTGTCGCCTCTCTTCCCGTTCCTTCCCTCCCACCGCTGtaaccgcctctctctctctctctctctctctcttgaactCCTtcattctttctttctcttttttttgacgTGAAAATGGAGATTCCATTAAACTTCAAGCACAGCAATATCACTGGCTTGCAGTTTTACAATGCAATTGAGGGCAGAGGCCTCCCAAAAGAAGTCATCAGACCCAGAATGAACGCTCAGCTTGGCAAACTCATGGGCTACAGAGTTACAAGTGCGTCGACTGAAAGAAAAAGCATATGAATCAAAGTTTAGAATGCATAGGCTTCTAGCTTCCTTCACCAACACACCAATGGTTGCCTTGTCATATTCGTTGCTCTTCAAAGCTTGTATAAGAGTTGAGGAATCAGACTCGAAGATGATTCGATTTGCCCCAATCCTAATCGCCCCATAATGGCAGCAAGGCAGGCTACAGATTCAGATTGCAAAGCACATTTCAGGTTCACAGACTTGCCCGCACTAGCAGCGATGAATTCGCTAGCCTGATCACGGACCACATAGCCCCAACCCCCTGCACATGTATTTTCATCAAAGGCACCGTCGAAATTAACCTTCACATAATGCATTGGAGGCTTGCTCCATTTGTGAATGTCCGGTGGCTTAGGAGGCTTGTTTAGCTTTCGCAAGCCCAGGGACTCAATCAACATCTTCTCCATCCGGTGACAAACCGCTTGAGGCTTTGGAGTCACCTCACCAGCATTGGCCTTGTTGCGAACATTTCACTATTCCCACATAAAGGTCACGACCTTCAGCTGCGTGTCTTCATCACACCTCCATAGCTCCTGAAGCATGGAGTGGGCTGAATTGCAGAGCATGAGTTTTTCTCAGGTCTCTCCCAAAGCCAAAATGTTCCAGCATTCTTTAGCTTTCTTGCACTTCAGGAAGGTGTGCCCTCCATCTTCATTTAACCTATGGCAAACAGGGCATCTAGTGTTCAAGTCCACGCCCAGCTTTTGAATTTTCATGCGGTTAGCCAGACTATTGTGGGCAAGGCCCCACACAAACATCTTTACTTTGCTGGTGGCCTTCAAGGACCAGACATGCTTCCAATCAAATTTGACAGTGCTGTTAGCAGAATTTTCCTTAGAGCTTGCAGCATCTCTTCCCAGCCTTCTATCGCGCAGCATAACCCCAATCTTATAAGCAGATTTGACAGAGAAGATGCCACGTTGATCAAAGTGCCAAGCAAAATTATCCTCCATCCCTTCGCAGATGCTAATGGAGAGAATGGCCTTTGCGTCTTCTTCCTGAAAAAGATCACGGACCAACGCCTCGTCCCAGCCCCCGGTGTTTGGATTGAGCAAATCTGCTACAACAGTGATTGGGGAGCGCCCAGGGAGAGATCTAGGCCTCCTTGTATCGCCCTCGGGGATCCAAGGATCCTCCCACACCTTGATGTTAGTCCCATCCCCCACTCTCCAGATAATCCCTTCCTTTAATAAGTCCACCCCTTTTAGGATGCTGCGCCAAGAGTACGATATGCCAGGGGCGGGAACAGCGTCCAGAAGCTTCCCCTCAGGAAAATATTTAGCCCGCAGCACCCTCCCGCATAGAGACTCGGGGTCTCcagcataattatttctctctctTTAAACACACTCCTCTATTTTGaattcctttctctctctctctctctctcaaaacagAGAGCGGTTTTCTGTCAAGAGAACTTTGTCGTTTCTCAAAGGCCCATAGGCCCAATCAACAACCTGCCTCAAAGGCCATCGTGGCAACTTGTTTCAAAGCCTTTCGGCCCAACCTGCGAGGGGTAGCTCAGTGGCCGAACCACTTTCACGCGCCCTGTTTTATCTTCTCTCCTGCAAACCTTTTCCATTTAGGCcagtgatgaactacaacatgagcCGGTGCGTATGGGCACTGCCTGACGGTGACCTTGTTGATCAAATGACTGCAAACGATGAACATTTTGGATCAGTAAAGCTTAGCAGCATTGTCTAAAAAAATAGTCTAATGCTAGAGAGTGACAGGCGTCCGCATCGGCCACCTCCCTCTTGAAATCTAGATTGTCTGGCCATTGCAACATAATTCTCACCTACACAATAACTTCTGTACGTTGACAACATCGGCGTGGCATTTTTTTTGGTCTGTGGAATCGTGAAGAAAAAAAGTGTTATATCATTTGGAACACCCAATGTGATTTTTTTATTGTATGTACAAAAATCCCCAATGGTTGAGTAACTTCTCAAAGGTTTCGCGCCGGCCTTACAATGGAGTAACCGCCTGATAGATGTTGAGTCTGATTGTTTGGAGGTGTTTCTATGGTGGTAAACAATGATAACAACAGATCGAGATATGTTTTTCTTATAAATAAATTAAAGAGAAGCATGAAGGAACATAGTTCTTGTATTGCACACATCAGACATACCAAAATAGGGCTAGTCATTATATGGCTAACTTTGCTAGATTGCATGGTCGAACTACTGTTTGGCTTGGTTCCAGTCCAGAGGACGTCTTCAGTATCACCTGGAGTGGTTGTAATACCTAATTTTTGAGTAACACGAGAATATTTCCCCACCAAAAAAATCCCAATAGCTATGGCAGAAATCGTTGATGAACCACATTGCGCACTGCAGTATAGAGAGCAAAGTTAGCAGCATTAGAAGAATGGTTGCAGCATGAATGCAACTTTTCAGGCATGCATTCAGAGTCATCGCAACATGTCACCCATGCTTCCGCTGCAAAACACAAATGCCATTCCGACGACCCCAGACCCATCCCCCTTTGTGGATCATCTGCCAAGGGGTTAGCACGATGACTTCGGATTTGAGCCCCACCCTACATGTCATGGCAGTGCAATGAGCTCGCGTGGGTTCTCCAACCACGACAATGGAGAAGGGCTGGGGAGAGGGGAAGCGAGGAGCAACAACGTGATGGGGCAACTAATGTTGTGTGGTCGCCTGAAGAGAAGAGCATGCAACATGCATGTGCGAAAAGGGAAGCATGCTCATGAAACATATGTGGTCTCTCCCTCCCCCTCACCCGCCCCCGCGTCGCTCCCTTGGGGCGACTCGGGCGGCCCCCAACCCTAGCCCGCCACCGgcctctcccctcctccctccaGACCTTGCCGCCACCGGAGACAGCCGCCGGCAAGCCCGCGCGGTGCcgaggaaggtggcggcgaggcTTGCCGCTCCTGCCTCGCGCGGAGGGCATGGTGTGCCGGGGTAGCGGCCCCGGTCAAGGTGGGCAGCGCTGCTCCCTGCGGCGGACGGCGGCTGCGGGTGCTCGACTGGGCTCCTCGGCTTGCTTGGGCGGCGAGGCCCCGGTGGATGGAGCTCGCGGTGGCCGGATTTTCTCCGTCGGTCCGCCTCCAGATCTGATTCGACCAGCTCCAACTCCACCCTCCTCGCCTTCTCCCGTTCGATCTGCTCGC
The sequence above is drawn from the Triticum aestivum cultivar Chinese Spring chromosome 7A, IWGSC CS RefSeq v2.1, whole genome shotgun sequence genome and encodes:
- the LOC123150376 gene encoding polygalacturonase inhibitor — its product is MQLTSPCRHTMPLLVAVLVLAAAAAADGALCDKADKAALLAVKSALGNHPDLSGWNSTAPCCAWPGISCDAATGRVTELTVFALNISAPVPAAIANLTALQTVNLAYNRLYGRIPAFLGPRALPDLTFLRLDGNLLDGPIPPTATVHDLSVVGNRLAGPLPAAFAGAEFGSVDLADNQLTGDASALFGAGKRVNSVRLSRNRFAFDLGRVELPAALDILAVDHNMMYGGIPAAAAARKWLAFDVSYNSLCGSIPQGRYTHRFGPKHFAPNKCLCGRPLAPCS
- the LOC123151670 gene encoding (S)-8-oxocitronellyl enol synthase ISY1 (The sequence of the model RefSeq protein was modified relative to this genomic sequence to represent the inferred CDS: added 326 bases not found in genome assembly), coding for MMRWWWAGAFGAFKKRRASSRARAAAEAPQNNVALVVGSTGIVGAALLDILPLRDTPGGPWKVYALSRRPLPPWSAPLPPDVFXGGGGGGAWKVYALSRRPLPPWSAPLPPDVFHHHLDLADAAAVADTLAPLTDVTHLFYVAWDPRPTHGEGREANGAMLRNVLSALVPNCPGLLHVCLQTGRKHYVDPFEPLTHVPLALRPYSEDLPRLDYPDLEDVLLDGLASNNRVTWSVHRPTTIFGFSPRSARNVLASLCVYAAICGKEGLVLRWPGSRVAWEGFSDASDAELVAEHALWAAMEPSGKNEPFNCSNGDLFKWQQLWPILANQFGVAWTGYEGEDQRFMLEEAMAGKEGVWAEIVNDNGLVETELNDITNWFCVDAMVNVERENIDTMNKSKEYGFFGFRNTVRSFNTWINKMKVDKIVP